A single Cryomorphaceae bacterium DNA region contains:
- a CDS encoding S8 family peptidase produces the protein MKRFLLLALAVISLNSFAQESAAPYPGDVLVQLFPGENIDDLIKEMNAEHSILALRADKVLSQELRMYHLKFNPVVPVDQTIRWVVSDERVVAAQGNRPITHRAIPNDLNYGSQWQYNNVNNPNADLDAEDAWDITTGGLTVNGDTIVVAVIDDGIDTAHSDFGDNLWINRADIPGDGIDNDSNGYVDDHLGWNTYTNNDDIKDGNWGGWHGTPVAGIVGAQGNDSNGVSGVNWDVKVMVIVGGGGESDALAAYGYVLTQRRRYNQSEGTEGAYIVSTNASWGVDFGQPSSAPLWCNFYDSLGLEGVLNCGATINGNYDVDVIGDLPTACPSDYLISVTNMNNQDVKVTGAGYGDSTIDMGAYGQGTYTTDLGDTYGGFGGTSGATPHVTGTLALMYSAACNQLADLARSYPDSAALIMRKILFRSTVLNFSLNNITTTDGKLNMLTALEEVEAYCDSLRTIGLGELDAPGRWQVYPNPAATEINIVPLGTPATLAYTLYNTLGQPVASGRNYGQSALIDVSGLAAGWYVLELQNPDEAYVERRKIVIE, from the coding sequence ATGAAACGATTTCTACTCCTAGCCCTCGCGGTGATCTCGCTGAACTCCTTTGCTCAAGAAAGCGCGGCACCCTACCCCGGAGATGTTCTAGTACAGCTCTTCCCCGGAGAAAATATTGATGATCTTATTAAAGAAATGAACGCGGAGCATTCGATTTTGGCCCTACGGGCCGATAAGGTCTTGAGCCAAGAGCTTCGCATGTATCACCTGAAGTTCAACCCGGTGGTTCCCGTGGATCAAACCATTCGCTGGGTCGTGTCCGATGAGCGCGTTGTGGCTGCACAGGGCAATCGCCCCATCACGCATCGAGCCATTCCCAATGACTTAAACTACGGAAGTCAATGGCAGTACAACAATGTGAACAACCCCAATGCAGACCTCGATGCTGAAGACGCTTGGGACATTACAACTGGTGGACTTACGGTCAACGGAGATACTATTGTAGTAGCCGTTATCGACGACGGGATTGATACCGCACACTCCGACTTCGGTGACAACCTCTGGATCAACCGAGCGGATATTCCCGGAGACGGAATCGACAACGACAGCAATGGATATGTAGATGACCACTTGGGGTGGAACACCTACACCAACAACGACGACATTAAAGACGGAAACTGGGGAGGCTGGCACGGTACTCCAGTTGCTGGTATCGTGGGTGCGCAAGGAAACGACAGCAATGGTGTTTCCGGAGTTAACTGGGACGTGAAAGTCATGGTCATCGTAGGTGGTGGCGGAGAATCTGATGCGCTCGCGGCCTACGGTTATGTATTGACACAGCGACGACGCTACAACCAAAGCGAAGGAACGGAAGGAGCCTACATCGTATCGACCAACGCCTCTTGGGGGGTTGACTTCGGGCAGCCATCCAGCGCTCCACTCTGGTGTAACTTCTACGACAGTTTGGGATTGGAGGGTGTCTTGAACTGTGGTGCTACCATCAACGGCAATTACGATGTCGATGTCATCGGCGACTTGCCAACCGCTTGCCCTTCCGACTACCTGATCTCGGTGACCAATATGAACAACCAGGACGTGAAGGTGACCGGCGCAGGATATGGAGACAGCACCATCGACATGGGCGCTTATGGCCAAGGAACCTATACCACGGACTTGGGTGATACCTATGGCGGATTTGGCGGTACTTCAGGCGCAACACCTCATGTCACGGGAACACTGGCCCTAATGTACTCGGCAGCCTGTAACCAGTTGGCGGACTTAGCGCGCTCCTATCCGGATTCCGCGGCGCTCATCATGCGCAAAATCTTATTCCGCAGTACCGTGCTGAACTTCTCTTTGAACAACATCACTACTACGGACGGTAAACTGAACATGCTCACCGCATTGGAAGAAGTAGAGGCTTACTGCGATTCCCTAAGAACGATCGGTCTGGGTGAATTGGATGCGCCTGGACGTTGGCAAGTCTATCCGAATCCAGCAGCGACGGAAATCAACATCGTGCCGTTGGGCACTCCGGCTACCCTGGCGTATACCTTATATAATACCCTGGGTCAGCCTGTAGCCTCTGGACGGAACTACGGTCAGAGCGCTTTGATTGATGTTTCTGGTCTGGCGGCGGGTTGGTATGTACTCGAACTACAGAACCCCGATGAGGCCTACGTAGAACGACGAAAAATCGTGATCGAATAG
- a CDS encoding DUF3109 family protein: MIKVGETLVSEEILEKEFVCNLTACKGACCVEGDAGAPLLEEELAVLDDEYDRIADFLRPEGRAAIEEQGHYIVDNDGDFVTPLVKGKECAYTTFSENGMAMCGIEQAWKEGATTFRKPVSCHLYPVRVTKYPTFEAVNYHKWPICSAACSLGAELQVSVFEFTKEALRRRFGDDWVSEMELVAQEWSK; the protein is encoded by the coding sequence ATGATCAAGGTTGGCGAAACACTGGTAAGTGAAGAAATTCTGGAAAAGGAGTTCGTGTGCAATTTGACCGCGTGCAAGGGAGCATGTTGTGTTGAAGGAGATGCCGGGGCACCGCTTCTGGAAGAAGAACTCGCCGTTCTCGATGATGAGTACGATCGCATCGCAGACTTTTTGCGTCCAGAGGGTCGCGCGGCCATCGAAGAGCAAGGGCATTACATCGTAGACAACGACGGTGATTTTGTCACGCCCCTCGTTAAGGGAAAAGAGTGTGCCTACACGACCTTCAGTGAGAATGGAATGGCCATGTGTGGAATCGAGCAAGCGTGGAAAGAAGGGGCAACGACTTTTCGCAAACCCGTAAGCTGTCATTTATATCCCGTTCGCGTCACCAAGTACCCGACCTTTGAAGCGGTGAACTACCACAAATGGCCCATTTGTTCGGCGGCCTGCTCCTTAGGTGCTGAACTTCAGGTATCTGTCTTTGAATTCACAAAAGAGGCCCTGCGCCGGCGCTTTGGCGACGATTGGGTTTCTGAAATGGAGTTGGTCGCTCAGGAATGGTCGAAGTGA
- a CDS encoding S41 family peptidase has product MRTRWQIWAPTALAFALVLGIYIGMKLDYGQNAYVLMAPDRQHQKINQLIDYINRDYVDEIDTDSLLDKTIEDILGQLDPHSTYIHKSEFAAVEESMQGNFQGIGVEFELQRDTIVVVSPISGGPSEQLGIEAGDRIVTVNGDTVAGIGMQNRDVIAKLRGKKGSTVDVQIFRNGNSDLLDFTIERDDIPLVSIDVAYMVNDSVGYIKLSRFAETSYREFALARQELLDQGMEQLIFDLRGNPGGYLHIADKIADEFLADGELVVFTEGRSRERKYYYASEKGELEDMPLVVMIDEGSASASEIIAGALQDNDRAEIVGRRSFGKGLVQEQWELSDGSALRLTVARYYTPTGRCIQRPYTDDREAYYMDSYEFDEAYGEDSTSTVEEELVFTTPAGDTVYGGGGILPDHITPIDSAGRTRWFYEVLSYGDLRKFSFQYADTHRETLNATYGSANDFARDFELPEEVFEAYLDQAREGGAEVEWGRNDRSELLVRTRIKAMIGRQVWGSSAFYPVIHQADLGMQTALEALGQ; this is encoded by the coding sequence ATGAGAACGCGTTGGCAGATTTGGGCTCCCACGGCATTGGCATTTGCGCTGGTGCTCGGTATTTATATTGGGATGAAGTTGGATTATGGGCAGAACGCATACGTGCTCATGGCGCCGGATCGGCAGCACCAAAAGATCAACCAACTGATCGACTACATCAACCGCGATTACGTGGATGAGATCGATACGGATTCCCTACTCGACAAGACCATTGAAGACATTCTAGGCCAACTGGATCCCCACAGCACCTACATCCACAAATCGGAATTTGCAGCCGTAGAGGAGAGCATGCAGGGGAACTTCCAAGGCATCGGTGTGGAATTCGAACTCCAAAGGGATACCATCGTGGTGGTCTCACCCATTTCCGGCGGGCCATCCGAGCAACTCGGTATTGAAGCGGGGGACCGCATTGTGACGGTGAACGGAGACACCGTGGCGGGCATCGGCATGCAAAACCGAGATGTGATCGCCAAACTCCGCGGTAAAAAAGGTTCTACGGTAGACGTTCAGATCTTCCGCAACGGCAATTCCGACCTCTTAGACTTCACCATCGAGCGGGACGATATTCCCCTCGTTAGCATCGACGTCGCCTACATGGTCAACGACAGCGTGGGCTACATCAAGCTAAGCCGATTTGCCGAAACCAGCTACCGCGAATTTGCTCTAGCCCGTCAAGAACTTCTGGACCAAGGGATGGAGCAACTCATCTTTGATCTGCGCGGAAACCCCGGCGGCTACCTTCACATCGCAGACAAAATTGCCGACGAATTCTTAGCCGATGGCGAGCTCGTGGTCTTTACCGAAGGCCGCTCCCGCGAACGCAAATACTACTACGCATCCGAAAAAGGCGAACTCGAAGACATGCCCCTCGTGGTCATGATTGACGAAGGAAGTGCATCGGCCAGTGAGATCATCGCCGGCGCCCTGCAGGACAACGACCGCGCTGAAATCGTGGGTCGCCGCAGCTTCGGAAAAGGACTGGTCCAAGAGCAGTGGGAACTCAGTGACGGTTCCGCCTTGCGCCTGACGGTTGCCCGTTATTATACCCCTACGGGGCGATGCATTCAGCGGCCCTACACAGACGACCGCGAGGCCTATTATATGGACTCGTATGAATTCGACGAAGCCTACGGGGAAGACAGCACCAGCACCGTGGAGGAAGAACTCGTCTTCACCACACCGGCCGGAGATACCGTCTACGGGGGAGGAGGAATCTTACCCGATCACATTACACCCATTGATTCAGCGGGGCGCACGCGTTGGTTCTACGAAGTGCTGAGCTACGGAGACCTCCGCAAATTCAGCTTCCAATACGCCGACACTCACCGCGAGACCTTGAACGCGACCTACGGATCAGCCAACGACTTTGCGCGCGATTTCGAATTGCCCGAAGAAGTCTTCGAGGCATACCTTGACCAAGCTCGTGAAGGGGGTGCAGAAGTGGAATGGGGACGCAATGATCGCTCGGAGCTCCTGGTGCGCACGCGCATCAAGGCCATGATCGGTCGCCAGGTTTGGGGCTCCTCGGCCTTTTACCCGGTCATTCACCAAGCGGATCTCGGAATGCAGACGGCCCTCGAAGCTTTGGGCCAATAA
- a CDS encoding glycine--tRNA ligase, with protein sequence MQQEDQLKAIVSHAKEYGFVFPSSEVYDGLSAVYDYGPYGAELKNNIKQYWWKSMTQMHENIVGIDTAIFMHPTVWKASGHVDAFNDPMIDNKDSKKRYRADVLIEDYCAKLENKAEKEITKARKRFGDSFDEEQFVSTNPRVLKYRQQQEEIIQRMARSLDAEDLADVKALIEELGIADPVSGSKNWTDVRQFNLMFGTEMGSTADGSSKVYLRPETAQGIFVNFLNVQKSARMKIPFGIAQIGKAFRNEIIARQFIFRMREFEQMELQFFVRPGEEMKWYAYWKEARMKWHHNLGIEPERYRFHDHEKLAHYANAAADIEFRFPMGFKELEGIHSRTDFDLKSHEEHSGRKLQYFDPELGESYVPYVVETSIGLDRMFLAVLSHSLNEETLEDGSTRTVMNIPPVLAPVKVAVLPLVKKDGLPEKAREIMDRLKMEFNCQYDEKDAIGKRYRRQDAIGTPYCVTIDHDSLEDNQVTIRERDSMKQERVPVEQVVSTLREQLNWSKVLG encoded by the coding sequence ATGCAGCAAGAGGATCAACTGAAAGCGATTGTTTCGCACGCCAAAGAGTACGGATTTGTATTCCCCAGTAGTGAGGTTTATGACGGTCTGAGTGCCGTATACGATTACGGCCCCTACGGCGCGGAACTCAAGAACAACATCAAGCAGTACTGGTGGAAGTCCATGACCCAGATGCACGAAAACATCGTGGGGATTGACACCGCCATTTTTATGCACCCAACCGTGTGGAAGGCCTCCGGTCACGTCGATGCCTTTAACGATCCCATGATCGACAACAAGGACTCGAAAAAGCGCTACCGCGCCGATGTCCTGATCGAAGACTACTGCGCCAAATTGGAAAACAAAGCTGAGAAGGAAATCACCAAAGCCCGCAAGCGCTTTGGGGATAGCTTTGACGAGGAGCAGTTTGTTTCGACCAATCCTCGCGTTCTGAAGTACCGCCAGCAGCAAGAAGAGATTATCCAGCGCATGGCCCGCTCACTCGATGCGGAAGACCTCGCGGATGTGAAGGCCTTGATCGAGGAATTGGGGATTGCTGATCCGGTATCCGGATCGAAGAATTGGACGGATGTTCGCCAGTTCAACCTCATGTTCGGAACGGAGATGGGTTCTACAGCCGATGGATCCAGCAAGGTGTACTTGCGTCCGGAGACTGCACAGGGAATTTTTGTGAATTTCTTGAACGTGCAGAAAAGTGCGCGGATGAAAATTCCATTTGGAATTGCGCAGATTGGTAAAGCCTTCCGAAACGAAATCATCGCCCGTCAATTCATCTTCCGCATGCGGGAGTTTGAGCAGATGGAGCTGCAGTTCTTCGTTCGTCCGGGGGAAGAAATGAAGTGGTACGCGTACTGGAAAGAGGCGCGCATGAAGTGGCACCACAACTTGGGCATTGAGCCCGAGCGCTACCGTTTCCACGATCACGAGAAATTGGCGCACTACGCCAACGCCGCAGCCGATATTGAATTCCGATTCCCAATGGGCTTCAAAGAGCTCGAAGGAATCCACAGCCGTACGGACTTTGACCTCAAGAGCCACGAGGAGCACAGCGGCCGCAAGCTGCAGTACTTCGACCCTGAATTGGGCGAGAGCTATGTGCCGTATGTTGTGGAGACTTCCATTGGACTAGACCGTATGTTCTTGGCCGTCTTGAGTCATTCGTTGAACGAAGAGACTTTGGAGGACGGATCTACCCGTACGGTGATGAATATTCCTCCGGTTTTGGCTCCAGTGAAGGTGGCGGTGTTGCCTCTGGTCAAGAAAGACGGACTTCCGGAGAAGGCTCGTGAGATTATGGACCGCTTGAAGATGGAGTTCAATTGTCAGTACGATGAGAAGGACGCCATTGGTAAGCGCTACCGCCGTCAAGACGCCATTGGTACGCCGTACTGCGTGACCATCGACCACGACTCATTAGAAGACAATCAAGTGACCATTCGCGAGCGCGACAGCATGAAGCAAGAGCGCGTTCCGGTCGAGCAGGTGGTGAGCACTCTGCGCGAGCAATTGAACTGGTCTAAAGTATTGGGATAA
- a CDS encoding DUF2490 domain-containing protein, producing MSVSIIHRSIRRIALMCAIILFSKGAQAQEDRWDNMLFVGNKISWGQERWKTTGELQFRLKDDLRALDQWFVEGMGSYLASKNWEFTLPVRYAVKPEFNEFRPGFGALYKMYPKSAELIQISHQVLYQADINPNEVQHGLRYVAFYNHKINESLIPNAAAGIFYRWSEDYTGIQFARAGVGLTYIVDAKHTLNFTYFVGATYNGELTSYQGMPFLQAIFNLGTNFQHIPAKYINF from the coding sequence ATGTCTGTTTCCATCATACATAGAAGTATACGCCGCATTGCCCTGATGTGCGCCATTATTCTATTCTCCAAAGGTGCCCAAGCCCAAGAGGACCGTTGGGATAATATGCTCTTTGTGGGCAACAAGATCAGTTGGGGGCAAGAACGATGGAAGACGACCGGTGAGCTACAGTTCCGATTGAAGGATGATCTAAGAGCCTTGGATCAGTGGTTTGTGGAAGGGATGGGATCTTATTTGGCTTCAAAGAACTGGGAATTCACACTACCCGTGCGCTATGCCGTAAAACCGGAGTTTAATGAGTTCAGACCGGGATTTGGAGCACTCTATAAGATGTATCCCAAGAGTGCTGAACTCATTCAGATTTCTCACCAGGTCCTTTACCAGGCGGACATCAATCCCAATGAGGTGCAACACGGATTGCGCTATGTGGCTTTTTACAACCACAAGATCAACGAATCCCTTATTCCCAACGCGGCAGCCGGGATCTTCTATCGATGGTCCGAAGACTATACCGGTATTCAATTTGCCCGGGCAGGTGTTGGCCTGACCTACATTGTGGACGCCAAGCACACCTTGAACTTCACCTACTTCGTCGGAGCAACCTACAATGGTGAATTAACCTCTTATCAAGGCATGCCTTTTCTACAGGCCATCTTCAACCTGGGCACCAACTTCCAGCACATCCCGGCCAAGTACATCAACTTCTAG